A genome region from Methylohalobius crimeensis 10Ki includes the following:
- the serB gene encoding phosphoserine phosphatase SerB → MPTYRTVIHRAHLSPDLNDRLAALGAVQRRPDHLLLRHAEPLDLDGLRRELSCDVNTLPLAFEPAQVKLVVTDMDSTLIAIETIDEIAATLNLRYQVAAITEKAMAGELDFAAALKERVALLEGLPESVLEEVFQQRMKPALQPGAAATLAWLKERGIATALVSGGFTFFTDRLQKILPIDRARACVLESRSGRLTGRLGGTIVDGQGKAEFLHDLVREMGIAPNQTIAVGDGANDVLMFQQAGMGVAYHGHPIARRHADALIDRGDWHDIRYLVAAS, encoded by the coding sequence ATGCCTACTTATCGAACCGTCATCCACCGCGCCCACCTCTCCCCCGACCTGAACGATCGGCTCGCCGCTTTGGGAGCCGTGCAGCGCCGTCCCGATCATCTGCTGCTACGGCATGCCGAGCCGTTGGACTTGGACGGGCTGCGGCGGGAACTGAGCTGCGACGTCAACACCCTGCCCTTGGCGTTCGAGCCGGCGCAAGTCAAACTGGTGGTCACCGACATGGACTCCACCCTGATCGCCATCGAAACCATCGACGAGATCGCCGCGACCCTGAATTTGCGCTATCAAGTGGCGGCGATCACGGAGAAAGCCATGGCGGGGGAATTGGATTTTGCCGCCGCGCTTAAAGAGCGGGTCGCGCTTTTGGAGGGATTGCCGGAAAGCGTTTTGGAAGAAGTTTTCCAGCAGCGCATGAAACCCGCCCTGCAGCCGGGCGCCGCCGCCACCCTGGCCTGGCTCAAGGAACGCGGGATCGCCACGGCGCTGGTATCGGGCGGCTTCACCTTCTTCACCGATCGCCTGCAAAAAATCCTCCCCATCGACCGGGCCCGTGCCTGCGTCCTGGAATCCCGCAGCGGTCGACTCACCGGCCGGCTCGGCGGTACGATCGTGGACGGACAGGGCAAAGCCGAATTCCTCCATGATTTGGTGCGCGAAATGGGCATTGCTCCAAACCAGACGATCGCCGTGGGGGATGGTGCCAACGACGTCTTGATGTTCCAACAGGCGGGAATGGGCGTGGCCTATCACGGCCACCCCATCGCCCGTCGTCACGCCGATGCCCTGATCGATCGGGGGGATTGGCACGATATTCGTTATCTTGTCGCGGCGTCATGA
- a CDS encoding ABC transporter permease encodes MTWVVLWTDALLFVLAAAIAALIVYARRQEHLRRPWRKIVHNRTGMAALTVLLAFTGIGLLDSLHFRNADNGQMLSLFDRWVEPLRVRTEKTYSAPFATHLYSREFQIGSDGRQIWTYPPLKHGGAHLANPEDKWADIAGTALLGTVKGSGIWLLGCLAVIFLRRRTRPPSDTARNGLPWVTLGVTTAAILIAGFSIAELSLKYHVLGTDKVGEDVLYQSLKSIRTGLIIGTLTTLVMLPFALSLGVLAGYFRGWVDDVIQYLYTTLNSIPGVLLIAAAILMLQVYIAAHPEQFDNLAVRADMRLFFLCLILGITNWTGLCRLLRAETLKLREMDYVQAAQALGVSHPRTLIRHILPNVFHIVLISVVLDFSGLVLAEAVLAYVNIGVDPTTQSWGNMINSARLELARDPIVWWTLTAAFIFMFSFVLAANLFADTVRDAFDPRRAEE; translated from the coding sequence ATGACCTGGGTGGTGCTGTGGACCGACGCGCTTTTGTTCGTACTCGCCGCCGCCATCGCCGCGCTGATCGTCTACGCCCGGCGTCAGGAGCACCTTCGCCGGCCGTGGCGCAAAATCGTCCACAACCGGACCGGGATGGCGGCCCTGACCGTATTATTGGCCTTCACCGGCATCGGCCTGCTGGATTCTCTGCATTTCCGCAACGCCGACAACGGCCAGATGCTGAGCCTCTTCGACCGGTGGGTCGAACCCCTTAGGGTCCGGACGGAAAAAACCTATTCCGCCCCATTCGCCACCCATCTTTATTCACGCGAATTCCAAATCGGGTCCGACGGACGCCAAATCTGGACCTATCCACCCCTGAAACACGGCGGCGCCCATCTCGCCAATCCCGAAGATAAATGGGCGGATATCGCTGGCACTGCGCTATTGGGCACCGTCAAGGGATCGGGAATCTGGTTGCTGGGCTGCCTGGCGGTGATATTCCTCCGCCGCCGGACAAGGCCGCCTTCCGACACCGCCCGAAACGGGCTTCCCTGGGTCACTTTGGGGGTCACCACGGCGGCGATCCTGATCGCCGGATTTAGCATCGCCGAATTGAGCCTCAAGTACCACGTCCTGGGAACCGACAAGGTGGGCGAGGACGTGCTCTATCAAAGCCTGAAGAGTATCCGCACCGGCCTGATCATCGGCACCTTGACCACCTTGGTCATGCTCCCCTTCGCCTTGAGTTTGGGGGTATTGGCCGGCTATTTCCGCGGCTGGGTGGACGACGTCATTCAATACCTCTACACCACCTTGAATTCCATCCCCGGCGTGCTCCTGATCGCCGCGGCCATCTTGATGCTCCAGGTCTATATCGCCGCCCATCCGGAACAGTTCGACAACCTTGCGGTACGCGCCGACATGCGCCTGTTCTTCCTCTGCCTGATCCTGGGAATCACCAATTGGACCGGTCTGTGCCGTCTGCTGAGGGCGGAAACCCTGAAACTGCGGGAAATGGATTACGTCCAGGCGGCTCAAGCCCTGGGGGTTTCCCATCCGAGGACGCTGATCCGTCATATTCTCCCCAACGTGTTCCACATCGTCCTGATCTCGGTGGTACTGGATTTCAGCGGCTTGGTACTGGCCGAGGCGGTATTGGCCTATGTCAACATCGGGGTCGATCCCACCACCCAGAGCTGGGGCAATATGATCAACAGCGCGCGCCTGGAGCTGGCCCGCGACCCCATCGTCTGGTGGACCCTGACCGCCGCTTTCATTTTCATGTTCTCCTTCGTGCTGGCGGCCAATCTGTTCGCCGACACGGTCCGCGATGCCTTCGACCCGAGGCGGGCCGAGGAATGA
- a CDS encoding ABC transporter permease, which translates to MTAYLLRRILHAFPILIGINVITFVLFFVVNPPDDMARMQLGHKHVTQDAIDKWKHEHGYDLPLFVNAGAQGVETVTRTIFFQKSVNLFLLRFGRSDSGRDIGADIKQRMWPSLAIAVPSLVLGMTVNITFALLLVFFRRTYLEFSGLTACVILMSISALFYIIAGQYLFGKIMKLVPISGYAGGLNAIYFIILPILVGVVSGIGSGVRWYRTLFLEEIEQDYVRTARAKGLSEPAVLFRHVLQNALIPILTGVVALLPLLFMGSLLTESFFSIPGLGSYTIDAINRQDFAIVRSMVFLGSALYILGLVLTDISYTLVDPRVRLQ; encoded by the coding sequence ATGACCGCCTATTTGCTGCGCCGGATCTTGCACGCGTTTCCGATCCTGATCGGGATCAACGTGATTACCTTCGTGCTGTTCTTCGTGGTCAACCCCCCCGACGACATGGCGCGCATGCAATTGGGCCACAAACACGTCACCCAAGACGCCATCGACAAGTGGAAGCACGAACACGGTTACGATCTGCCGCTGTTCGTCAACGCTGGCGCGCAAGGCGTGGAGACCGTCACCCGGACGATCTTTTTCCAGAAGTCGGTCAATTTATTTCTGCTGCGTTTCGGGCGCTCCGACAGCGGCCGCGACATCGGCGCCGACATCAAGCAGCGAATGTGGCCTTCCCTGGCCATCGCCGTACCCAGCCTGGTTTTGGGGATGACGGTCAACATCACCTTCGCCTTGCTGCTGGTGTTCTTCCGCCGAACCTATCTGGAGTTTTCGGGACTGACCGCCTGCGTCATCCTGATGTCCATTTCCGCCTTGTTCTACATCATCGCCGGGCAGTATCTGTTCGGCAAAATCATGAAGCTGGTGCCCATCTCCGGCTACGCCGGCGGGCTCAACGCAATTTATTTCATCATCCTGCCGATCCTGGTGGGGGTGGTATCGGGCATCGGATCGGGCGTGCGCTGGTACCGCACGCTATTCCTGGAGGAGATCGAGCAGGATTACGTCCGCACCGCCCGCGCCAAGGGGTTATCGGAACCGGCGGTCTTGTTCCGCCACGTACTCCAGAACGCCTTGATTCCCATTCTCACCGGGGTGGTGGCCCTGCTGCCGCTGCTGTTCATGGGCAGCCTTTTGACCGAGTCCTTTTTCAGTATTCCGGGGCTGGGCAGCTACACCATCGACGCCATCAACCGGCAGGATTTCGCCATCGTCCGCTCCATGGTGTTTTTGGGATCGGCGTTGTATATTCTAGGCCTGGTTTTGACCGACATTTCCTATACACTCGTGGATCCGAGGGTGCGCCTGCAATGA
- a CDS encoding ABC transporter substrate-binding protein, which produces MTISRQLTFGWLVALTLLGGCQGPLNNPYPASERSRDIYYSSFAERPKHLDPAVSYSADEYSLIAQIYEPPLQYHYLKRPYTLIPLTASKMPEVTYFDPQGRPLPPDTPAEDIAYSEYLITLKPGIRFQPHPAFARNDQGGFRYHRLSEADLEGIRSPRDFPHQGSRELTAQDYVYQIKRLVHPQIHSPIAGLMQEHIVGLEAFAKEVQSYYRESLTQAEEAPGEFFDVRPFRISGVRVLGRYRYVIRLHGKYPQFKYWLAMPFFAPTPWEADQFYHQPPLIERNITMDWYPVGTGPYLLTENNPNRRMVLTRNPNFHGETYPQTGEGGDAAQGLLADAGKALPFIDEIHYILERESIPSWNKFLQGYYEASGIGSDSFDQAIRFGGGGQAELTDALKDKGIHLQTSVAPSIYYLGFNLLDPVVGGLKESGRKLRQALSIAVDYEEYISIFLNGRGVPAQGALPPGIFGYLKGPEGINPYLYRWQNGHPRRKSIREARRLLAEAGYPGGRDPKTGQPLLLYLDTPGGGPDDKARLNWYRKQLAKLGIELVVRATDYNRFRQKMRTGNAQIFTWGWNADYPDPENFFFLFYGPNGKVEHGGENAANYHNPEFDRLFERMRYMDDTPKRLELIQKLQAIIRRDAPWMFGFHPKNFTLYHGWLHNVKPNLMANNTLKYLRLEPDRRAKARRRWNRPIWWPLGLVLLGLVAAGLPAWLCYRKRMQAGARS; this is translated from the coding sequence ATGACAATCTCCCGTCAACTCACTTTCGGATGGCTGGTCGCACTGACTTTATTGGGCGGCTGCCAAGGTCCGCTGAACAACCCGTACCCGGCTTCGGAACGGAGCCGGGATATTTACTATTCTTCGTTCGCCGAGCGGCCCAAGCATTTGGATCCGGCGGTGTCGTACAGTGCCGACGAATACAGCCTGATCGCTCAGATCTACGAGCCGCCCTTGCAATACCACTACCTCAAGCGTCCCTACACCTTGATTCCCCTCACCGCGAGCAAGATGCCCGAAGTGACCTACTTCGACCCGCAGGGCCGCCCCCTCCCCCCGGACACCCCGGCCGAGGACATCGCCTACAGCGAATATCTGATCACCCTGAAACCGGGCATTCGCTTCCAGCCCCATCCGGCATTCGCCCGCAACGACCAAGGGGGCTTCCGCTACCACCGCCTCAGCGAAGCGGATTTGGAGGGCATCCGCAGCCCGCGGGATTTTCCCCATCAGGGCAGCCGCGAATTGACCGCCCAAGATTACGTCTATCAAATCAAACGCCTGGTTCATCCGCAAATCCATTCTCCCATCGCGGGCCTGATGCAAGAGCACATCGTGGGACTCGAAGCTTTTGCCAAGGAGGTCCAAAGTTACTACCGGGAAAGCCTGACCCAGGCGGAAGAAGCGCCCGGGGAATTCTTCGACGTGCGCCCCTTCCGGATCAGCGGCGTCCGGGTGCTGGGCCGCTATCGCTACGTGATCCGGCTGCACGGCAAATACCCCCAGTTCAAATACTGGCTGGCCATGCCTTTCTTCGCGCCCACACCTTGGGAGGCCGACCAGTTCTACCATCAACCCCCCTTGATCGAACGCAATATCACCATGGACTGGTATCCCGTGGGAACCGGCCCTTATCTGCTGACGGAAAACAACCCCAACCGGCGCATGGTGCTGACCCGAAACCCCAACTTCCACGGCGAAACCTATCCGCAAACGGGGGAAGGCGGCGATGCCGCCCAGGGATTGCTCGCCGACGCCGGCAAAGCGTTGCCCTTCATCGACGAAATCCACTATATTTTGGAACGGGAATCCATTCCCTCCTGGAATAAATTCCTGCAGGGTTATTACGAGGCCTCCGGTATCGGCTCCGACAGTTTCGACCAAGCGATCCGTTTCGGCGGCGGCGGACAGGCGGAACTGACCGACGCCCTCAAGGACAAAGGAATCCATCTGCAAACTTCAGTGGCCCCTTCCATCTATTACCTGGGATTCAACCTGCTCGATCCGGTTGTCGGCGGCTTGAAGGAATCCGGGCGCAAGCTGCGTCAAGCCCTCTCCATCGCCGTGGATTACGAGGAATACATTTCCATTTTCCTGAACGGCCGGGGCGTCCCCGCCCAGGGGGCGTTGCCGCCGGGGATTTTCGGCTATCTGAAAGGACCGGAAGGCATCAATCCTTATCTCTACCGCTGGCAAAACGGCCACCCGCGGCGCAAATCGATCCGGGAAGCCCGCCGACTCTTGGCCGAGGCGGGCTATCCGGGCGGCCGCGACCCCAAAACCGGGCAGCCCTTGCTGCTCTACCTCGATACGCCCGGCGGCGGACCCGACGACAAGGCACGCCTCAACTGGTACCGGAAGCAATTGGCCAAACTGGGCATCGAACTGGTGGTTCGGGCCACCGATTACAATCGATTCCGCCAAAAAATGCGTACCGGCAACGCCCAAATTTTCACCTGGGGATGGAACGCCGACTACCCCGATCCGGAAAACTTCTTTTTCCTGTTCTACGGTCCCAACGGAAAGGTCGAGCACGGCGGGGAGAACGCCGCCAACTATCACAACCCCGAATTCGACCGCCTGTTCGAACGGATGCGCTACATGGACGATACGCCGAAGCGACTCGAGCTGATCCAAAAACTCCAGGCGATCATCCGCCGTGACGCGCCGTGGATGTTCGGCTTCCATCCCAAAAACTTCACTCTGTATCATGGCTGGCTGCACAACGTGAAGCCCAATTTGATGGCCAACAACACCCTCAAATACTTGCGCCTGGAACCGGACCGCCGGGCGAAAGCACGCAGGCGCTGGAACCGGCCGATCTGGTGGCCGCTGGGACTGGTCCTGCTGGGTCTGGTGGCGGCCGGCCTGCCGGCGTGGCTCTGTTACCGCAAACGGATGCAGGCGGGTGCCCGGTCATGA
- a CDS encoding DnaJ domain-containing protein — protein sequence MIRLLLLLIVLGGVIWGFRWLMRTPPREVAAKLRGPAGMALIGFLVLFAVAAHSWLLPVLGAAGVVLLRGLPHLFQWWPTLERIWRQRPRSESARAGRDSMPGSVAEAYEILGLKPGANRAEIVAAHRRLMQKVHPDRGGSDYIAAQINRAKEILLNSHK from the coding sequence ATGATTCGCTTATTATTGCTGTTAATCGTGTTGGGCGGGGTGATTTGGGGCTTTAGATGGTTGATGCGGACGCCGCCCCGGGAAGTGGCCGCCAAATTGCGGGGCCCCGCCGGCATGGCGTTGATCGGGTTTTTGGTGTTGTTCGCCGTGGCGGCCCACAGTTGGCTTCTGCCGGTTTTGGGGGCGGCAGGGGTGGTGCTTCTGCGCGGCCTGCCCCATCTGTTTCAGTGGTGGCCGACCTTGGAGCGGATCTGGCGGCAACGGCCGCGGTCGGAAAGCGCGCGCGCCGGGCGCGACTCGATGCCCGGGTCGGTGGCGGAGGCCTATGAAATCCTGGGGTTGAAACCCGGCGCCAACCGCGCCGAGATTGTCGCCGCCCATCGCCGTTTGATGCAAAAAGTCCATCCCGATCGGGGCGGTTCGGACTATATCGCCGCCCAAATCAATCGGGCCAAGGAAATTTTGCTCAATTCCCACAAATAA
- a CDS encoding RNA recognition motif domain-containing protein has translation MKNIYVGNLPYQLSEDELRDAFSQFGDVSSVRIIKDRYTDRSKGFGFVEMSVDSEAEDAIKNLDGQDLKGRALRVNEARPRDDFRPRRQFA, from the coding sequence ATGAAAAACATCTATGTGGGCAACTTGCCGTATCAGTTGAGCGAGGATGAACTGCGCGATGCGTTTTCCCAATTTGGGGATGTGTCTTCGGTACGTATCATCAAGGATCGTTATACCGACCGTTCCAAAGGTTTCGGCTTCGTCGAAATGTCAGTGGATTCGGAAGCGGAAGACGCGATCAAGAATCTCGACGGTCAAGATCTCAAAGGACGCGCGCTGCGTGTCAATGAGGCCCGTCCTCGGGACGACTTCCGGCCGCGCCGGCAGTTCGCTTAA
- a CDS encoding UbiH/UbiF/VisC/COQ6 family ubiquinone biosynthesis hydroxylase → MTGRYDVIIVGGGMVGAALACSLGDTPLKVAVIENRRPAPFEDGQPLDLRVSAISIASRRILDVVGAWNAIAAMRLCPFRRMKVWEMTDGTEFRSRDVQYPELGYIIENRLVQLGLLQRLEEFPNIDLLCPARPRRIDYSAEGSEIELEDGTRLAARLLVAADGGRSQVRQAAGIGVTAWDYEQSAMVLTVQTAYGQQDITWQRFTENGPQAFLPLPGPHASLVWYQRPEEVRRLHALDSGELLNALYEAFPRELGDVVQILDRGSFPLRRQHAQRYVKGGVALIGDAAHMIHPLAGQGVNIGLLDAAALAQVLVSAHRQGKDFGSLDILKEYEAMRRRDNLTMMTAMDLFYRVFGNASLPLKLLRNLGLNLAQRLYPARLAVMRRAMGLEGNLPRLARGESLAA, encoded by the coding sequence ATGACTGGACGCTATGATGTAATTATCGTCGGAGGAGGCATGGTGGGGGCCGCTCTGGCCTGTTCGCTGGGCGATACGCCGCTTAAGGTGGCGGTGATCGAAAACCGTCGCCCGGCGCCTTTCGAGGACGGACAACCGCTCGATTTGCGGGTATCCGCCATCAGTATCGCCTCCCGCCGAATCCTGGACGTGGTGGGGGCGTGGAATGCCATCGCCGCCATGCGCCTATGTCCTTTTCGGCGCATGAAAGTATGGGAAATGACCGACGGGACCGAATTTCGCAGCCGCGACGTTCAATATCCGGAGTTGGGCTACATTATCGAAAACCGTCTGGTCCAATTGGGCTTGCTCCAGCGGCTGGAGGAATTCCCCAATATCGATCTGCTGTGCCCGGCAAGGCCCCGCCGCATCGATTATTCCGCCGAGGGGTCGGAGATCGAATTGGAGGACGGCACCCGACTGGCGGCCCGCCTGTTGGTCGCCGCCGACGGGGGGCGCTCCCAAGTCAGGCAGGCCGCCGGGATCGGCGTGACCGCCTGGGATTACGAACAATCGGCCATGGTCTTGACGGTGCAAACCGCCTACGGCCAACAGGATATCACCTGGCAGCGATTTACCGAGAACGGTCCCCAGGCCTTCTTGCCGCTCCCCGGTCCCCACGCTTCCTTGGTGTGGTATCAGCGTCCGGAGGAAGTTCGCCGGCTGCACGCGCTGGACAGCGGAGAATTGCTGAATGCGCTGTACGAGGCGTTCCCGCGGGAGTTGGGAGATGTGGTGCAAATTCTGGATCGGGGCAGTTTTCCCCTGCGGCGCCAACACGCTCAGCGCTATGTCAAAGGCGGCGTGGCCTTGATCGGGGATGCGGCCCACATGATCCATCCCTTGGCCGGTCAAGGGGTCAATATCGGTCTGTTGGACGCGGCCGCCCTGGCCCAAGTTTTGGTGTCCGCCCACCGGCAGGGCAAGGATTTCGGTTCGCTAGATATATTAAAGGAATACGAAGCGATGCGGCGGCGGGATAATTTGACCATGATGACCGCCATGGATCTGTTTTATCGAGTGTTCGGCAACGCTTCGCTGCCCTTGAAGCTGCTGCGCAATCTGGGCTTGAACTTGGCCCAGCGGTTGTATCCGGCGCGGCTGGCGGTGATGCGCCGCGCCATGGGCCTGGAAGGCAATTTGCCGCGCTTGGCGCGGGGGGAGTCGCTGGCGGCTTAA
- a CDS encoding M48 family metalloprotease, producing the protein MSFVHSIILAWLLVVSGMAAAMPELPDMGAPSDTVLSPDEEKQLGDAFYRNLHQQVRISQDPEIQDYIASLGGHLVAHSEMADRSFHFFVVMEPEINAFAGPAGYIGVHSGLILASESEGELASVLAHEIAHVTQRHLQRAFGVAKRMTLPMAAASLAAILLGTQVPELGQAALVALQAGSMQHQINFTRKNEQEADRIGLRILAESDFDPRSMPAFFERLQQSTRFLGRDIPEFLRTHPVTSSRIADTRARANDFPYHQYTDSLGYLLTKTKLKVLTATDREELESEFKSLMARGTDLQRAAARYGLALTRKAQNQLESSRQLFLELMKDFPGQPQFIHGMAETELALNQTDKALSRYRIALERFPASWVLKLEYAGALLDTGHFQDARALLQPLVIAPEKVQPILLKLLSRTYAGLDKQAEAQRYLAEYHYALGDLDKAIAHAELAAKMAREDRILKAVAEERLRYFRAEDKARKR; encoded by the coding sequence ATGTCGTTCGTTCATTCAATCATCTTAGCATGGCTGCTCGTCGTCTCCGGCATGGCCGCCGCCATGCCCGAATTGCCCGACATGGGCGCCCCTTCCGACACCGTCCTCAGCCCGGACGAGGAAAAACAGCTGGGAGATGCGTTTTATCGCAACCTGCACCAGCAAGTCCGCATCAGCCAAGACCCGGAAATTCAGGATTATATCGCCTCCCTGGGGGGGCATCTGGTCGCCCACAGCGAAATGGCGGATCGGTCGTTCCATTTTTTCGTCGTGATGGAACCCGAAATCAATGCTTTTGCCGGCCCCGCCGGTTACATCGGGGTCCACAGCGGATTGATTCTGGCGAGCGAATCGGAGGGAGAATTGGCGTCGGTGCTGGCCCACGAAATCGCTCACGTCACCCAACGCCATCTGCAACGGGCGTTCGGGGTCGCCAAGCGAATGACCCTGCCCATGGCCGCGGCTTCCCTGGCCGCCATCCTCCTCGGGACCCAGGTGCCGGAATTGGGCCAGGCCGCCCTCGTCGCCCTGCAAGCCGGGAGCATGCAGCATCAAATCAACTTCACCCGCAAAAACGAGCAAGAAGCCGATCGCATCGGTCTTCGGATTCTGGCCGAGAGCGATTTCGATCCGCGCAGCATGCCCGCTTTTTTCGAACGACTGCAGCAATCGACCCGTTTTTTGGGACGGGACATCCCCGAATTCCTCCGCACCCACCCGGTCACCAGCTCGCGGATCGCCGACACCCGCGCCCGGGCAAACGACTTCCCCTATCACCAATACACCGATTCACTGGGGTATTTACTGACCAAAACCAAACTCAAAGTCCTCACCGCCACCGACCGGGAGGAGCTGGAGAGCGAATTTAAATCTCTGATGGCGCGCGGAACCGATCTGCAGCGCGCCGCGGCTCGCTACGGTCTCGCCTTGACCCGAAAAGCTCAAAATCAGCTCGAATCCAGCCGCCAACTTTTCCTGGAGCTGATGAAGGACTTTCCCGGCCAACCCCAGTTCATCCATGGAATGGCGGAAACCGAACTCGCCCTCAATCAAACCGACAAGGCACTCAGCCGTTACCGAATCGCCCTGGAGCGGTTTCCGGCGTCCTGGGTACTCAAATTGGAATACGCCGGCGCCCTCTTGGATACGGGGCATTTCCAAGACGCCCGGGCACTCCTGCAACCGTTGGTGATCGCACCGGAGAAAGTCCAGCCGATTTTGCTCAAATTATTGTCTCGAACCTACGCCGGGCTTGACAAACAAGCCGAAGCCCAGCGCTACTTGGCCGAATACCACTATGCTTTAGGCGACCTGGACAAGGCGATCGCACACGCCGAACTGGCCGCTAAAATGGCCCGGGAGGATCGCATTCTAAAGGCCGTCGCCGAGGAACGACTGCGTTATTTCCGGGCCGAAGACAAGGCCCGCAAGCGTTAA
- the tusD gene encoding sulfurtransferase complex subunit TusD — MNELETMREAAGFLSYTIQINAGPYSSEAADLAYHFAVAVLAKGYRLRRVFFYADGVYHALKLSAPPQDESNKVTRWTELAEIHRVDLVVCSAAAQRRGVWSPEAESDLAVGFRVAGLALLAESILETDRLLVFG, encoded by the coding sequence ATGAATGAGTTAGAGACCATGCGAGAGGCGGCCGGGTTCCTGAGTTATACGATTCAGATTAACGCCGGTCCTTATTCCAGCGAAGCGGCGGATCTCGCCTACCATTTCGCGGTAGCGGTGTTGGCCAAGGGGTACCGGCTGCGGCGCGTGTTTTTTTATGCCGACGGAGTGTACCACGCGCTTAAATTGAGTGCGCCGCCGCAGGATGAATCCAACAAGGTAACCCGTTGGACCGAGCTGGCCGAGATTCACCGGGTGGATCTGGTAGTTTGCTCAGCGGCCGCGCAGCGTCGCGGGGTATGGTCGCCGGAGGCGGAGTCGGATTTGGCGGTCGGTTTCCGGGTGGCCGGCTTGGCCTTGTTGGCGGAATCCATTTTGGAAACCGACCGTTTGCTGGTGTTCGGCTGA
- the tusC gene encoding sulfurtransferase complex subunit TusC → MRHLFVIRRGPHEGGRPQETLDVLLTLAAFDQAVDAVLLDAGVWQLHRNQRGETLARKNIAVLWQALEIYGVDPPWVERESLAERGLREADLVLPVRLLARERFSGLLQDYDRVVGD, encoded by the coding sequence ATGCGTCATTTGTTTGTGATTCGCCGGGGGCCCCACGAAGGCGGGCGTCCCCAGGAAACCCTGGATGTGCTGTTGACCTTGGCGGCTTTCGACCAGGCGGTGGATGCCGTGCTTTTGGACGCAGGCGTATGGCAGCTTCATCGGAATCAACGGGGGGAAACCCTGGCCCGTAAGAATATCGCCGTCTTGTGGCAGGCGCTGGAGATTTACGGCGTCGATCCACCGTGGGTGGAGCGCGAATCGCTGGCCGAGCGGGGATTGCGCGAGGCGGATCTGGTGCTGCCGGTGCGACTGCTGGCACGCGAACGATTCTCCGGCCTGTTGCAGGACTACGACCGAGTGGTGGGGGATTGA
- the tusB gene encoding sulfurtransferase complex subunit TusB, with translation MGVLYLVSRSPYTSLDLAQCLARVGDGDALLLLADAVYAAVPGNPVAEALEACSAACHVLIPDLEARGIARENRLPSLVPVDFEGFVDLTVDYERIVSW, from the coding sequence ATGGGCGTTCTGTATTTGGTATCCCGCTCCCCTTATACCAGCCTGGATCTGGCCCAATGCTTGGCGCGGGTGGGGGATGGCGATGCGCTGTTGTTGTTGGCCGATGCGGTTTATGCCGCCGTTCCGGGCAACCCCGTGGCCGAGGCGCTCGAAGCCTGTTCGGCTGCTTGCCATGTCCTCATCCCCGATTTGGAGGCGCGGGGGATCGCGAGAGAGAACCGATTGCCATCGCTGGTTCCGGTGGATTTCGAGGGGTTCGTGGATTTGACCGTGGATTATGAACGGATTGTGTCATGGTGA
- a CDS encoding TusE/DsrC/DsvC family sulfur relay protein, translated as MMLEVDGRSLPLTGDGFLADPAGWDERVAAALARREKISLTEAHWEIIHFIRAYYERVRHLPNMRMFVKAVAQSLGEEKGNSRYLHRLFPKGPLKYACKLAGLPKPPHCI; from the coding sequence GTGATGTTGGAAGTGGATGGCCGGTCGCTGCCATTGACCGGAGACGGTTTCTTGGCCGATCCCGCCGGCTGGGACGAAAGGGTGGCGGCCGCGTTGGCGCGGCGCGAGAAAATCTCCTTGACCGAGGCCCACTGGGAGATCATTCATTTCATCCGCGCCTACTATGAGCGGGTTCGGCATTTGCCCAATATGCGCATGTTCGTGAAGGCGGTGGCCCAATCCCTGGGAGAGGAGAAAGGCAACAGTCGTTACCTTCATCGCCTGTTTCCCAAGGGGCCGCTGAAATACGCCTGCAAATTGGCGGGCCTTCCCAAGCCGCCCCATTGCATTTGA